From one Catenuloplanes nepalensis genomic stretch:
- a CDS encoding ATP-binding protein: MTEEERAALQALNFDWARVPDDVWRPSRFHVDGLHPAVVQNVVEGIADADKSQESSPIGVVLQGPPGSGKTHMLGWVRQHTQQLGGYFFLVSLLDSKGFWDSVLASILDGLARPIPGSETQLQLLLRRLSSKVGAPRLARRAFMGETELTRETLDAFIHGLAAYDPYVGRNSQDTARALALSASDDLEHQDLADGFFALLDEGVAGERKEWGMRRMPKTSEEIVQELSRLLALTGPTVIAVDQIDTLIAQSAGTGVAAEPGDQRLDPAETAALEQIAGGLMTLRERTRRTLTVVSCIPATWTMIRTKATASVSSRFRLSPILSTIKDNRLGREIVEKRFAVRFEEIRFRPPYPTWPVSEKAFEDVGDFTPRQLLIEIDAHVRACLLAGEVRELTRLGGSVPHPDVPVVPVVAAGQLDRFDARFVDFKRVADVTGPLTGAREDAEIPSLLTAGLTAWITERGTAGERFRLDPPPSSRPSLHARLRLTIDDEREDQVHWCFRAISDGHHGNAALSRLRKAGTATGLDGRVPKRKLFVLRNTALTGGPKMREAVAAFEADGGIRLPLDDEDLRILFALRMMLQDPSAELRAWLVARRPTRSVAVFESALADADTWLPEAVPATAAIPARDDEPAPDGVTAASGSGRTGRAAATGDPVSGSGDRAAGAAGRVAGGAGAAGGPVSGSGDRAAGAAGRVTDFGEGASTGRDASSPVDSSAVPAAAAASGAVAGGGGADPAPAAGRPGAGGRTDLRDWSVAARSGAADERLAPATGRIPRQSMPDPVRTVAAEFAIGHRYDSGAAVPLRLEALRKHMSIFAGSGSGKTVLIRRIVEECALRGVSSIVLDINNDLARLGDAWPEEPAAWAAGDAAKAADYLAYTDVMIWTPRRDGGRPLVFQALPDFAGVRDDPDEFNEAVESAVASLAPRALSGRGVKSNLQLAVLRKAVEHYGRQGGSRLQGLIDTLADFPEDIIELDDSAKIANGLAQSLTAAKYNDPLFGGAGTAMDPGMLLTPPPGKRARVSVISMVGLGSDEMRQSFVNQLQMALFAWIRRNPAGDRPLGGLLIMDEAQNLAPSSGMTPCTRSTLALVSQARKYGLGLIFATQSPKGLHNQIPGNSATQLYGRLNSPIQMDTAREMAKAKGGDVPDIARLTSGEFYLAAEGSAPRKLRTPLCLTHHPASPLSTEEVVTRARAGTPDQ, from the coding sequence ATGACCGAGGAGGAGCGGGCCGCCCTGCAAGCGCTCAACTTCGACTGGGCGCGGGTACCGGACGACGTCTGGCGCCCCTCGCGGTTCCACGTGGACGGGCTGCACCCCGCGGTCGTGCAGAACGTGGTGGAGGGGATCGCCGACGCGGACAAGAGCCAGGAGAGCAGCCCGATCGGCGTGGTGCTGCAAGGGCCGCCCGGCTCCGGCAAGACGCACATGCTCGGCTGGGTCCGGCAGCACACCCAACAGCTCGGCGGCTACTTCTTCCTGGTCAGCCTGCTCGACTCGAAGGGCTTCTGGGACAGCGTGCTGGCCTCCATACTGGACGGCCTGGCCCGGCCGATCCCGGGCAGCGAGACGCAGCTGCAACTGCTGCTGCGCCGGCTCTCCTCCAAGGTCGGCGCGCCCCGGCTGGCCCGGCGCGCGTTCATGGGCGAGACGGAGCTGACCCGCGAGACGCTGGACGCGTTCATCCACGGCCTCGCCGCCTACGACCCCTACGTGGGCCGGAACAGCCAGGACACCGCGCGGGCGCTGGCGTTGAGCGCGTCCGACGACCTGGAGCACCAGGACCTGGCGGACGGCTTCTTCGCGCTGCTGGACGAGGGCGTGGCGGGGGAACGCAAGGAGTGGGGCATGCGCCGGATGCCGAAGACGTCGGAGGAGATCGTCCAGGAGCTGTCCCGGCTGCTGGCGCTGACCGGGCCGACCGTGATCGCGGTGGACCAGATCGACACGCTGATCGCGCAGTCCGCCGGAACCGGGGTCGCCGCGGAGCCGGGTGATCAGCGGCTCGACCCGGCCGAGACGGCCGCGCTGGAACAGATCGCCGGTGGGCTGATGACGCTGCGCGAACGTACCCGCCGCACGCTGACCGTGGTGTCCTGCATCCCGGCGACCTGGACCATGATCCGGACCAAGGCGACCGCGTCGGTCAGCAGCCGGTTCCGGCTCTCGCCGATCCTCAGCACGATCAAGGACAACCGGCTGGGCCGGGAGATCGTCGAGAAGCGGTTCGCGGTGCGGTTCGAGGAGATCCGCTTCCGGCCGCCGTATCCGACGTGGCCGGTCAGCGAGAAGGCGTTCGAGGACGTCGGCGACTTCACGCCACGCCAGCTGCTGATCGAGATCGACGCGCACGTGCGCGCCTGCCTGCTCGCCGGCGAGGTGCGCGAGCTGACCCGGCTCGGCGGCAGCGTGCCGCACCCCGACGTGCCGGTGGTGCCGGTGGTCGCGGCCGGTCAACTGGACCGGTTCGACGCGCGGTTCGTCGACTTCAAGCGGGTGGCCGACGTGACCGGCCCGCTGACCGGCGCCCGCGAGGACGCGGAGATCCCGTCGCTGCTCACAGCCGGGCTGACCGCCTGGATCACGGAGCGCGGCACGGCGGGCGAGCGGTTCCGGCTGGACCCGCCGCCCAGCTCGCGACCGTCGCTGCACGCGCGGCTGCGGCTCACCATCGACGACGAGCGGGAGGACCAGGTGCACTGGTGCTTCCGCGCGATCAGCGACGGTCACCACGGGAACGCGGCGCTGTCCCGGCTGCGCAAGGCGGGCACGGCCACGGGCCTGGACGGCCGGGTGCCGAAGCGGAAACTGTTCGTGCTGCGCAACACCGCGCTGACCGGCGGGCCGAAGATGCGCGAGGCGGTGGCCGCGTTCGAGGCCGACGGCGGCATCCGGCTGCCGCTGGACGACGAGGACCTGCGCATCCTGTTCGCGCTGCGGATGATGCTGCAGGACCCGTCCGCGGAACTGCGTGCCTGGCTGGTCGCCCGCCGGCCGACCCGCAGCGTCGCGGTCTTCGAGTCCGCCCTCGCGGACGCGGACACCTGGCTGCCCGAGGCCGTCCCGGCCACGGCCGCGATCCCGGCCCGGGACGACGAACCGGCGCCGGACGGCGTGACGGCCGCTTCCGGGTCCGGGCGGACCGGTCGCGCCGCTGCGACAGGGGACCCGGTGAGCGGGTCCGGTGACCGTGCGGCCGGGGCCGCGGGTCGGGTGGCCGGTGGTGCCGGTGCGGCTGGGGGTCCGGTGAGCGGGTCCGGTGACCGTGCGGCCGGGGCCGCGGGTCGGGTGACCGACTTCGGTGAAGGGGCGTCCACGGGACGCGACGCGTCGTCGCCGGTGGACAGTTCCGCGGTGCCGGCCGCCGCGGCAGCCTCCGGTGCCGTCGCCGGAGGCGGTGGGGCGGACCCGGCGCCGGCTGCCGGGCGTCCCGGTGCGGGCGGGCGGACCGACCTGCGGGACTGGAGCGTCGCGGCGCGATCCGGTGCGGCGGACGAGCGCCTCGCCCCCGCCACGGGACGGATCCCGCGGCAGTCGATGCCGGATCCGGTGCGGACCGTAGCGGCGGAGTTCGCGATCGGGCACCGGTATGACTCCGGTGCGGCGGTGCCGCTGCGGCTGGAGGCGCTGCGGAAACATATGTCGATCTTCGCGGGGTCGGGGTCCGGGAAGACCGTGCTGATCCGGCGGATCGTGGAGGAATGTGCGCTGCGGGGCGTCTCCTCGATCGTGCTGGACATCAACAACGACCTGGCCCGACTCGGCGACGCCTGGCCGGAGGAGCCGGCCGCGTGGGCGGCCGGGGACGCGGCGAAGGCGGCGGACTACCTGGCGTACACCGATGTGATGATCTGGACGCCACGCCGGGACGGTGGCCGGCCGCTGGTGTTCCAGGCGTTGCCGGACTTCGCCGGCGTGCGCGACGATCCGGACGAGTTCAACGAGGCGGTCGAGTCGGCGGTCGCGTCGCTGGCGCCACGCGCGTTGAGCGGACGCGGCGTGAAGTCGAACCTACAGCTCGCCGTGCTGCGCAAGGCGGTCGAGCACTACGGGCGGCAGGGCGGCAGCCGGCTGCAGGGGCTGATCGACACGCTCGCCGACTTCCCGGAGGACATCATCGAGCTGGACGACTCCGCGAAGATCGCGAACGGGCTGGCGCAGTCGCTGACCGCGGCGAAGTACAACGATCCGCTGTTCGGCGGCGCGGGCACCGCGATGGACCCGGGCATGCTGCTCACGCCGCCGCCGGGGAAGCGCGCCCGGGTGTCGGTGATCAGCATGGTCGGCCTGGGCAGCGACGAGATGCGGCAGAGCTTCGTCAACCAGTTGCAGATGGCCCTGTTCGCCTGGATCAGGCGCAACCCGGCCGGCGACCGCCCGCTCGGCGGCCTACTGATCATGGACGAGGCGCAGAACCTCGCGCCGTCCAGCGGCATGACGCCGTGCACGCGCAGCACGCTGGCGCTGGTCTCACAGGCCCGCAAGTACGGTCTCGGCCTGATCTTCGCGACCCAGTCCCCGAAGGGCCTGCACAACCAGATCCCCGGCAACTCGGCGACGCAGCTCTACGGCCGCCTGAACAGCCCGATCCAGATGGACACGGCCCGCGAGATGGCCAAGGCCAAGGGCGGCGACGTCCCCGACATCGCCCGCCTCACCAGCGGCGAGTTCTACCTGGCGGCCGAGGGTTCAGCTCCCCGCAAACTCCGCACGCCGCTCTGCCTGACGCATCACCCGGCCAGCCCACTGTCGACCGAGGAGGTGGTCACTCGGGCGCGCGCTGGAACACCGGATCAATGA
- a CDS encoding endonuclease domain-containing protein, with amino-acid sequence MTPLTALPVDRVVRVRGADPDRIALLAAHGGPDAPAVLSHRFRTANRVAGFVGAVLDDLETAAIGLYPAWLPAAEHIDSPGGAGLAAVRALAAERAAGTPHFGPFLADLAAGALSGVPARRRFAPEIRARGLARAVADGLGRARLVLLMRVPDGLGAEAERTVVAGAEWLADRAGTGVWLCGAPLTTIDRLSAVDLPARAPTPRKPAGTVAAVEGRPHPRSWCEGALEAALARQPWATGRAWNQTYRSHALDSPVRLDLLWRNERCVVEIDGPEHCRPGRFEEDRQRDVRLQLDGFAVLRFTNARVRHDVEAVVRQIGTLIHQRRHEHPRGQ; translated from the coding sequence GTGACGCCCCTGACCGCGCTGCCGGTCGACCGGGTCGTGCGGGTGCGCGGCGCGGACCCGGACCGGATCGCGCTGCTCGCCGCGCACGGCGGCCCGGACGCGCCCGCCGTGCTCAGCCACCGGTTCCGCACCGCGAACCGGGTCGCCGGCTTCGTCGGCGCGGTCCTGGACGACCTGGAGACGGCCGCGATCGGGCTCTACCCGGCCTGGCTGCCGGCGGCGGAGCACATCGACTCGCCGGGCGGCGCCGGGTTGGCCGCGGTCCGGGCACTCGCGGCCGAGCGGGCCGCGGGCACGCCCCACTTCGGGCCGTTCCTCGCCGATCTGGCCGCGGGGGCGCTCTCCGGCGTACCCGCGCGGCGTCGTTTCGCCCCGGAGATCCGGGCCCGGGGGCTGGCCCGTGCGGTCGCGGACGGGCTGGGACGCGCGCGGCTGGTGCTGCTCATGCGGGTGCCGGACGGTCTGGGCGCGGAGGCCGAACGCACGGTCGTGGCCGGCGCGGAGTGGCTCGCGGACCGGGCCGGCACCGGCGTGTGGCTCTGCGGCGCGCCGCTCACCACGATCGACCGCCTCAGCGCCGTGGACCTGCCGGCCCGCGCGCCCACGCCCCGGAAACCGGCCGGCACGGTCGCCGCGGTCGAGGGAAGACCGCATCCGCGCAGCTGGTGCGAGGGCGCGCTGGAGGCGGCGCTTGCCCGGCAGCCGTGGGCGACCGGGCGGGCGTGGAACCAGACCTACCGGTCGCACGCGCTGGACAGCCCGGTGCGGCTCGATCTGCTGTGGCGGAACGAGCGCTGCGTCGTTGAGATCGACGGGCCGGAACACTGCCGGCCGGGTCGCTTCGAGGAGGACCGGCAGCGCGACGTGCGGCTCCAGCTCGACGGCTTCGCCGTCCTGAGATTCACCAACGCACGGGTACGCCACGACGTCGAGGCGGTCGTACGCCAGATCGGCACCTTGATCCACCAACGGCGACACGAACATCCGAGAGGGCAATGA
- a CDS encoding RNA polymerase-binding protein RbpA — MPNGSAIRGTRVGSSPMRPTERSEPAPRVPVTYWCGNGHTTELLLAAEAPTPEVWDCPRCGQPAGRDRENPPGPARPEPYKTHLAYVKERRSPEDGEAILAEALAAVRARRGER; from the coding sequence GTGCCGAACGGCAGCGCTATCCGGGGCACCCGCGTGGGCTCCAGCCCCATGCGCCCCACCGAGAGAAGTGAACCGGCCCCGCGCGTTCCCGTCACCTACTGGTGCGGTAACGGCCACACGACCGAGCTGCTGCTCGCGGCCGAGGCGCCGACGCCGGAGGTCTGGGACTGCCCCCGCTGCGGCCAGCCGGCCGGTCGTGACCGGGAGAACCCGCCCGGACCGGCGCGACCGGAGCCGTACAAGACACACCTGGCCTACGTGAAGGAGCGCCGGTCCCCTGAGGACGGTGAAGCCATCCTCGCGGAGGCGCTGGCGGCGGTCCGGGCGCGGCGCGGGGAGCGTTAG
- the zwf gene encoding glucose-6-phosphate dehydrogenase, giving the protein MRNPLRDPQDRRLPRIPEPCALVIFGVTGDLSRKKLIPAVYDLANRGLLPPGFVVLGFARRDWGDGDFESLAYEAAKKGARTPWREDVWARLAENIKFVAGSFDDDAAFDTLASSLDELRATHGIAGNAAFYFSIPPVAFPIVLKQLARTGMADNETSGGWRRVVVEKPFGYDLETAKELNRLVDSVFTADDVFRIDHYLGKETVQNILALRFANSLFEPVWNSKYVDHVQITMAEDVGIGTRAGFYDGAGAARDVLQNHLLQLLAMFAMEEPTSFDPSEIRAEKLKVLKAISVPKDIAGDTVRGQYLQGWVAGERAPGYLEEKNIPAESKTETYVAVKLAIQNRRWAGVPFYVRCGKRLPRRVTEIAIVFKKAPHLPFDPADVEMLGHNQLVVRVQPDEGMVLKFGSKVPGTTMEVRDIAMDFQYGEAFTESSPEAYERLVLDVLVGDRTLFPDAAEVEQSWKVIDPLEEAWAGTTPEPYRAGEWGPRAADELLARENRSWRRA; this is encoded by the coding sequence GTGAGAAATCCGCTGCGCGACCCACAGGATCGCCGGCTGCCGAGGATCCCGGAGCCGTGTGCTCTGGTGATCTTCGGCGTCACCGGCGACCTGTCCCGTAAGAAGCTGATCCCCGCGGTGTACGACCTGGCCAATCGTGGCCTGCTCCCGCCCGGTTTCGTGGTGCTCGGCTTCGCCCGGCGCGACTGGGGCGACGGAGACTTCGAATCGCTGGCGTACGAGGCGGCCAAGAAGGGCGCCCGCACCCCGTGGCGGGAGGACGTCTGGGCCCGGCTGGCGGAGAACATCAAGTTCGTGGCCGGCTCGTTCGACGACGACGCCGCCTTCGACACGCTGGCCTCCTCGCTCGACGAGCTGCGCGCCACGCACGGCATCGCCGGCAACGCCGCGTTCTACTTCTCGATCCCGCCGGTCGCGTTTCCCATCGTGCTCAAGCAGCTGGCCCGCACCGGCATGGCCGACAACGAGACCTCCGGCGGCTGGCGCCGGGTCGTGGTGGAGAAGCCGTTCGGCTACGACCTGGAGACCGCCAAGGAGCTCAACCGGCTGGTCGACTCCGTCTTCACCGCCGACGACGTGTTCCGCATCGACCACTACCTCGGCAAGGAGACGGTCCAGAACATCCTGGCGCTCCGCTTCGCCAACTCGCTGTTCGAGCCGGTGTGGAACTCGAAGTACGTCGACCACGTGCAGATCACCATGGCCGAGGACGTCGGCATCGGCACCCGCGCCGGGTTCTACGACGGCGCCGGCGCAGCCCGGGACGTGCTGCAGAACCACCTGCTCCAGCTGCTGGCGATGTTCGCGATGGAGGAGCCGACCAGCTTCGACCCGTCCGAGATCCGCGCCGAGAAGCTCAAGGTGCTGAAGGCGATCAGCGTGCCGAAGGACATCGCGGGCGACACCGTCCGCGGGCAGTACCTTCAAGGCTGGGTCGCCGGCGAGCGCGCACCCGGCTACCTGGAGGAGAAGAACATCCCGGCCGAGTCGAAGACCGAGACGTACGTCGCGGTCAAGCTCGCCATCCAGAACCGCCGCTGGGCCGGTGTCCCGTTCTACGTGCGCTGCGGCAAGCGGCTGCCGCGCCGGGTCACCGAGATCGCGATCGTCTTCAAGAAGGCGCCACACCTGCCGTTCGACCCGGCCGACGTGGAGATGCTGGGCCACAACCAGCTGGTCGTGCGCGTGCAGCCGGACGAGGGCATGGTGCTCAAGTTCGGCTCCAAGGTGCCGGGCACCACGATGGAGGTCCGCGACATCGCGATGGACTTCCAGTACGGCGAGGCGTTCACCGAGTCCAGCCCGGAGGCGTACGAGCGGCTGGTCCTGGACGTGCTGGTCGGCGACCGGACGCTGTTCCCGGACGCGGCCGAGGTGGAGCAGAGCTGGAAGGTGATCGACCCGCTCGAGGAGGCCTGGGCGGGCACCACACCGGAGCCCTACCGGGCCGGCGAGTGGGGCCCGCGCGCCGCCGACGAGCTGCTGGCCCGCGAGAACCGTAGCTGGAGGCGAGCATGA
- a CDS encoding glucose-6-phosphate dehydrogenase assembly protein OpcA — translation MIGLWDTTGNEVVKALAAERRSAGGVASGLALTLIAVVDEKRVREAEAAATIAASAHPCRLLIVVRSDVESQRSRLDAEIVVGGRLGPAEAAVLRMYGRLALHAESVVMPLLAPDVPVVSWWHSEPPEQIANDFLGVVADRRITDSAQAPDPVAALKQRAKDYAPGDTDLTWTRITLWRTLVASAFDTTSEQVTGAIIVAPELDPTAALMGGWLSARLGITPVFEPTTEHPRMRSVELQCANGDCIKVTRDENTALFSRTGQADREMPLVRRPVGDELAEELRRLDPDQVYSSALGALAGLPHLESRPAHRVHVWKDPALAR, via the coding sequence ATGATCGGCCTGTGGGACACGACCGGCAACGAGGTCGTGAAGGCGCTCGCCGCGGAACGGCGCAGCGCGGGCGGCGTGGCCAGCGGCCTCGCGCTCACGCTGATCGCGGTGGTGGACGAGAAGCGGGTCCGGGAGGCGGAGGCCGCGGCCACGATCGCGGCGTCCGCGCACCCGTGCCGCCTGCTGATCGTGGTCCGGTCCGACGTGGAGAGCCAGCGCAGCCGGCTGGACGCGGAGATCGTGGTCGGCGGCCGGCTCGGCCCGGCCGAGGCCGCGGTGCTGCGGATGTACGGCCGGCTCGCGCTGCACGCGGAGTCCGTGGTGATGCCGCTGCTCGCACCGGACGTGCCGGTGGTGTCCTGGTGGCACAGCGAGCCGCCGGAGCAGATCGCGAACGACTTCCTCGGCGTGGTCGCGGACCGGCGGATCACCGACTCCGCGCAGGCCCCCGACCCGGTCGCCGCGCTCAAGCAGCGCGCCAAGGACTACGCGCCCGGCGACACCGACCTCACCTGGACCCGGATCACGCTCTGGCGCACGCTCGTCGCCAGCGCGTTCGACACCACGTCCGAGCAGGTCACCGGCGCCATCATCGTGGCGCCGGAGCTGGACCCGACCGCCGCGCTGATGGGCGGCTGGCTCTCCGCCCGGCTCGGCATCACGCCGGTCTTCGAGCCGACCACCGAGCACCCGCGCATGCGCTCGGTCGAGCTGCAGTGCGCCAACGGCGACTGCATCAAGGTCACCCGCGACGAGAACACGGCGCTGTTCAGCCGCACCGGCCAGGCCGACCGCGAGATGCCGCTGGTCCGCCGCCCGGTCGGCGACGAGCTGGCCGAGGAGCTGCGCCGCCTCGACCCGGACCAGGTCTACTCCTCGGCGCTCGGCGCGCTCGCCGGCCTGCCGCACCTGGAGAGCCGCCCGGCCCACCGCGTGCACGTCTGGAAGGACCCGGCGCTCGCGCGCTGA
- the pgl gene encoding 6-phosphogluconolactonase translates to MTDPTVIVHADADIQTQAVAARLIVKIIDAQAARGTAGIVLTGGRGAAKIYRAIASSPAATAIDWSRVDLWWGDERFLPLGHADRNETQAREALLDALPLDPKRIHPMPPSDGPDGDDAPAAAARYAAEWTAAAPHIDVVLLGVGEDGHVASLFPGHPGLADTAVAAGIHNSPKPPPTRITLTFPTINAADEVWLIVTGADKATPVATALRGGSDLPCAQVHGTSRTLWLIDKPAATDL, encoded by the coding sequence ATGACCGACCCGACCGTGATCGTCCACGCGGACGCCGACATCCAGACCCAGGCCGTCGCCGCGCGCCTGATCGTCAAGATCATTGACGCGCAGGCCGCGCGCGGCACCGCCGGCATCGTCCTCACCGGTGGCCGCGGCGCCGCCAAGATCTACCGCGCGATCGCGTCCTCCCCCGCCGCCACCGCCATCGACTGGTCCCGCGTCGACCTGTGGTGGGGCGACGAGCGCTTCCTCCCGCTCGGCCACGCCGACCGCAACGAGACCCAGGCCCGCGAGGCCCTGCTCGACGCGCTCCCGCTCGACCCCAAGCGCATCCACCCGATGCCCCCGTCGGACGGCCCCGACGGCGACGACGCCCCGGCCGCCGCCGCCCGCTACGCCGCCGAATGGACCGCCGCCGCCCCGCACATCGACGTCGTCCTGCTCGGCGTCGGCGAGGACGGCCACGTCGCCTCCCTCTTCCCCGGCCACCCCGGCCTGGCCGACACGGCCGTGGCCGCCGGCATCCACAACAGCCCCAAGCCACCCCCCACCCGCATCACGCTCACGTTCCCCACCATCAACGCGGCCGACGAGGTCTGGCTCATCGTCACCGGCGCCGACAAGGCCACCCCGGTCGCCACCGCGCTGCGAGGCGGCTCCGACCTGCCGTGCGCCCAGGTCCACGGCACCTCCCGCACCCTCTGGCTGATCGACAAGCCCGCCGCCACCGACCTCTAG
- the tpiA gene encoding triose-phosphate isomerase yields the protein MATSSRRPLMAGNWKMNLNHFEANLLVQKLAAGLTEKQLTDVETVVLPPFTDIRTVQTAVDGDKLLIGYGAQDISAHKSGAYTGEISGAMLAKLGCTYVVVGHSERREYHNESDGLVNAKAKAALANELTPILCIGEGLDVREAGGHIAHCADQLEAGLSGFAAAEVEKIVIAYEPVWAIGTGKTATPEDAQEVCGDIRARLAKKYGQETAERVRVLYGGSVKGNNVAQIMAQPDVDGALVGGASIDAEQFVQIVRFPEHVAR from the coding sequence ATGGCGACCTCGTCGCGCCGGCCGCTGATGGCCGGCAACTGGAAGATGAACCTCAACCACTTCGAGGCGAACCTTCTCGTCCAGAAGCTGGCCGCGGGCCTCACCGAGAAGCAGCTGACCGACGTGGAGACCGTGGTTCTCCCGCCGTTCACCGACATCCGCACGGTGCAGACCGCGGTCGACGGTGACAAGCTGCTCATCGGCTACGGCGCGCAGGACATCTCGGCGCACAAGTCGGGTGCCTACACCGGCGAGATCTCCGGCGCGATGCTGGCGAAGCTCGGCTGCACCTACGTGGTGGTCGGGCACTCCGAGCGCCGTGAGTACCACAACGAGTCGGACGGCCTGGTCAACGCGAAGGCCAAGGCCGCGCTGGCGAACGAGCTCACGCCGATCCTGTGCATCGGCGAGGGCCTGGACGTCCGCGAGGCCGGCGGGCACATCGCCCACTGCGCCGACCAGCTCGAGGCCGGCCTGTCCGGTTTCGCCGCGGCCGAGGTCGAGAAGATCGTCATCGCGTACGAGCCGGTCTGGGCGATCGGCACCGGCAAGACCGCGACGCCGGAGGACGCGCAGGAGGTGTGCGGCGACATCCGCGCCCGCCTCGCGAAGAAGTACGGCCAGGAGACCGCGGAGAGGGTCCGTGTGCTCTACGGCGGCTCGGTGAAGGGCAACAACGTCGCCCAGATCATGGCGCAGCCGGACGTGGACGGCGCGCTGGTCGGCGGTGCGAGCATCGACGCCGAACAGTTCGTGCAGATCGTGCGTTTCCCGGAGCACGTCGCTCGCTGA
- a CDS encoding M50 family metallopeptidase produces MTSAGPSLLLAVGSLILGLAASVLWTLTRYLIIAAHEGGHALFGSATGGEVESIRLHPDSSGLTVTINGSPFLTSVSGYLGPSLFGLAGATMLAHGLSPDAVLWTCVVLLVITFVQMRNFFGFFIIGLYGTLFFLLARHGSPGVRALSAYTLVWFLLLGGVIHTALGNLKAGDSTNLREMTMIPAGFWGAFWWLATLAALVYGAGVLLGFIDPVFQRAPE; encoded by the coding sequence ATGACCAGCGCCGGACCATCCCTGCTGCTGGCCGTCGGCTCGCTCATCCTCGGCCTGGCGGCCTCGGTCCTCTGGACCCTCACGCGTTATCTGATAATCGCCGCGCACGAGGGCGGGCATGCGCTGTTCGGATCGGCCACGGGCGGCGAGGTGGAAAGCATCCGGCTGCATCCGGACAGCTCCGGGCTCACCGTCACGATCAACGGCAGTCCTTTTCTCACCTCGGTGTCCGGCTATCTGGGGCCATCCCTGTTCGGCCTGGCCGGCGCCACGATGCTGGCGCACGGGCTGAGTCCCGACGCCGTGCTGTGGACGTGCGTCGTCCTACTGGTCATCACCTTCGTGCAGATGAGGAACTTCTTCGGCTTCTTCATCATCGGGCTCTACGGCACGCTCTTCTTCCTGCTCGCACGTCACGGCTCACCCGGCGTTCGCGCACTCTCCGCGTACACCCTGGTGTGGTTCTTGCTCCTCGGCGGTGTGATCCACACGGCGCTCGGCAATCTGAAGGCCGGGGACTCCACCAACCTGCGCGAGATGACCATGATTCCGGCCGGGTTCTGGGGCGCATTCTGGTGGCTGGCCACCCTGGCCGCGCTGGTCTACGGCGCCGGTGTGCTGCTCGGGTTCATTGATCCGGTGTTCCAGCGCGCGCCCGAGTGA
- a CDS encoding DUF4440 domain-containing protein: MTYTPAADEVDALLDWFARYDAHARGNDTEAMADMAIFPLMVMTDDSAGESVAQVWDRPTFIAAMSMAGADTARVEFDNHRSPTFLDAHLAVVTTDSTMIIDGETTRTRYVDVMARQNGEWRFKSMIQPGWGDMLKEHLGA; this comes from the coding sequence ATGACGTACACACCCGCTGCCGACGAGGTAGACGCCCTGCTTGACTGGTTCGCTCGCTATGACGCGCACGCGCGCGGCAACGACACCGAGGCCATGGCCGACATGGCGATCTTCCCGCTGATGGTGATGACGGACGACTCGGCCGGTGAGAGCGTCGCCCAGGTCTGGGACCGGCCCACCTTCATCGCGGCCATGAGCATGGCCGGCGCGGACACGGCCAGGGTCGAGTTCGACAACCACCGCAGCCCGACGTTCCTCGACGCCCACCTGGCGGTCGTCACCACGGACTCGACGATGATCATCGACGGCGAGACCACGCGGACGCGCTACGTCGACGTGATGGCCAGGCAGAACGGCGAATGGCGCTTCAAGAGCATGATCCAGCCCGGCTGGGGCGACATGCTGAAGGAACACCTGGGTGCGTGA
- the secG gene encoding preprotein translocase subunit SecG, with protein MPMWFAYTLIVLLIITSAILTMLILLHRGKGGGMSSMFGGGVTSSLAGSSVAEKNLDRYTVLVGIVWFACIVGLGFWLKLAVDGA; from the coding sequence ATGCCGATGTGGTTCGCCTACACGTTGATCGTGTTGCTGATCATCACGAGCGCCATTCTGACCATGCTCATCCTGCTCCACCGGGGCAAGGGTGGCGGCATGTCCAGTATGTTCGGCGGCGGCGTCACCTCCAGCCTGGCCGGTTCGTCCGTGGCGGAGAAGAACCTCGACCGCTACACCGTTCTGGTCGGAATTGTGTGGTTCGCCTGCATCGTCGGGCTCGGCTTCTGGCTGAAACTCGCCGTCGACGGTGCCTGA